The Montipora foliosa isolate CH-2021 chromosome 1, ASM3666993v2, whole genome shotgun sequence genome has a window encoding:
- the LOC138012598 gene encoding probable serine/threonine-protein kinase DDB_G0267514, whose protein sequence is MNEEERRIHKERRKRQKRRRKERKREEKREANLADRRKRVEKEAARIVEEQGHEARGTRKRAGVHQDKGVPKKVPCQSLGSVKEINPFQVTVDGKHLGSGTYGSCYIGSYRGLDVVVKQLKIKKYRGETQEDAERRVRNELIYEARIINKLGDHPGLPLLFGVAEALIHVHNAGFAHNDIKGNNVVLDKASKGKYNPLLIDFGKSLPLTGLKGPKVLSTEQQKRYREEYPHIAPEIVTGKRGQSFASDTFSFAYMAELIFMKAKLGPLPDVIKGALDSDPDRRPTLTKIHALL, encoded by the exons ATGAATGAAGAAGAGCGGCGAATTCATAAAGAGAGGAGAAAGAGGCAAAAACGAAggcgaaaagaaagaaaaagggaagAAAAAAGGGAAGCAAATCTCGCAGATCGCCGTAAGCGTGTCGAAAAAGAGGCAGCACGCATCGTTGAAGAGCAAGGCCATGAAGCACGTGGGACGAGGAAACGGGCCGGCGTGCACCAAGACAAAGGCGTACCGAAAAAGGTGCCTTGCCAAAGTTTGGGTTCCGTGAAGGAAATTAATCCCTTCCAAGTAACCGTCGATGGCAAACATCTAGGATCAGGTACTTATGGTTCCTGCTACATTGGGTCTTACAGAGGACTGGATGTCGTTGTCAAACaactgaaaattaaaaagtacAGGGGAGAAACGCAAGAAGATGCCGAGAGGAGGGTTCGCAATGAATTGATATACGAGGCTCGCATTATCAACAAGCTGGGTGACCATCCGGGCCTTCCTCTTCTTTTCGGA GTGGCAGAAGCTCTCATTCACGTCCACAACGCTGGATTCGCGCATAATGACATCAAGGGAAACAATGTTGTTCTGGACAAGGCAAGCAAAGGCAAGTACAATCCTCTATTGATTGACTTCGGTAAGAGCTTGCCATTGACTGGTCTCAAAGGACCTAAGGTTCTCTCAACAGAGCAGCAGAAAAGATACAGGGAAGAGTATCCGCACATTGCCCCGGAAATAGTCACAGGAAAGCGAGGGCAAAGTTTTGCTAGTGACACCTTCAGCTTCGCCTATATGGCAGAGCTCATTTTCATGAAGGCCAAGCTGGGTCCCCTGCCCGATGTAATTAAGGGAGCTTTAGACTCTGATCCAGACAGGAGGCCAACCTTGACCAAAATTCATGCACTTCTTTGA